The DNA window AGGCCCGCGCGGTAGTGGTTCATCAGGCACTGGTCCCAGCGCAGGTTGCCTTTATACCGCAGGGAATCCGCCAGGGAGGTAGCGCTGCCATCATAGGCGCGCATACCTGCGGCGACGGCATCGCTGGTGTTTTGCAGATATTCGGTGACCAGCAGGCGGCCGTTGAACCCGGTGAGCAGGCCTTGGGAAAGTACGAAGGTCAGGGTCTCGCTCAGCCGGTGCAGGATGCCGGGCTGCTGCTCCTTGGGGAAGAACTCAAGGATACGGTCAATCGTTTTCACGGCTCCGCGAGTGTGGAGGGTGGACAGCACGAAATGCCCGGTCTGGGCGGCCTCGATGCAGGTCTCCATCGTCTCACGATCACGGATTTCACCGATGAGGATGATGTTGGGCGTCTTGCGCAGCACTTCCTTGAGGCCGCTCTGATAAGAGATGGTATGCCGTCCCACCTCCTGCTGGGTGACCAGGGACGGGGCGGGCATTCGCATCCCCGGCTGGTTCGGGTCCTCCATGGTGGTGTCGTAGCGGTATTCGATCGGGTCTTCGATGGTGACGATGTGCTTTTGGAAATTCCGCCGCACCCAGTCCAGAATGGCTGCCAGGGTGGTGGACTTGCCCGAGCCGGTGGGTCCGGTGATGAGTCCCAGGCCAAAACGCCGCTGCATGAGCTCCCGCAGACTGTCCGAAATCATGGGATCAATGCCCAGCGTCTCAAGCTGGGAAATTTTGGCCCGCAACCAGCGGCAGGTGACGCCCATGCCGTGCTCGCTCAAATGCACCTGCACACGCATCCGCACCGGGGAGCCCAGGGCGCCCTCTTCACAACTGAAGTCAATGACCCGCCGGGAGCGCACCTTTTCCCACATCTGCTCCGCTGACCCGGCTGCACTGGTGTCCGACCAGATTTCCACGGACTGGCGGGTGTACAATCCTTCCGCCAGGCGGGCGACGGCATCCGCATCCTGAATGCCAAAGGCTTCAGCGACCTCCAGCCCCCGGTTGGTATGCAGGTAGATCAGGCCCCCGGTGCGTACCTGCACATCGGAGATTTCACGACCCGGAAAAGCCGCAGCCAGACGGCCGAGGATGTCATTGTTGGCGATGGTGGAACTCATGGCGATTGGAAGCACTATCCTCAGTCCTGGGGGATCTCCTCGATCACAACCAGCCAGTTCATGGGATGAATCGGCGGCAGCTCCGCAGGGCTGCGCAAGGGGGCAAGCTCGGCTGAAATGCTGTCCGCATGTACCAGGTCATCGCTGCCGGATTTGATGTCCAGCGGCTGCCAGGGAGTACCTGTACCGCCGGTGGAAAGACTGCCAATCTGCCCCCGATGGTCAATGGGCCGGAGGTAGCCCGTCGTTCCCACCCGCAATTCGGCAGAATAGATGGAGAGGGGCGGATAAAATTCCGTGCCCGCCTCCAGCCCTGAACCCGCAGGAACGCCGGCGGCCGGAATGGCATTGAGGTCATCCCCGACATAGACGCGCAGCGGCCCGACGATGGAAAGACCCGTCGTGTAGTCTGCCAGGTTTTTTCCGCGCCGGATGATGACGCACATGTCTGCCTCCGCTGGCGGATCACTGGGGACGAGCACGTTCAGGGGGTCAACGGTGGCATCCACCCCGAAGTGAATACTGTTGTTGGTGGCCACCGTGGCACCGCCCTGGGCCTGAAGCCAGGCATTGAGCAGCGTAGGATAGAAGGTCAGGCAGGAGCGGCTGTTATTGGTCAGCTCCGTCTGAAAAGGCATCTCACTCCCACCGGGTTCAAAGATGGTAGGCCAGTTGGATTCCCGTTGCAGGGTGATCTCGGTCACCGTCCCGGCAGGGTTTTGGAAACGTACCCGGAGGGCCGTGGGCGTCTGGTCTTCCAAACTGACGACCTGGGTGGCCTCCACGGTGATGGCACAACGCGCACCACCAGCGGTGTAACTCTCCCATTGGTTCAAGGCCACCCCTGCGGGTGCCCGCTGGAGATAGGCGGCCCCGGTCGGCAACGGCAGGAAGGCCAGGCGCCCGGAATTGGCTGAAAGCGCCACCGGCAGGGCGTCCGTCCCCTGCGCCGCCTGCAGCCGCTCGCGCTCCCCCATGGCATCAAAATCCGTCCCGACAGAGACGCCGCCGATGTCCATCTGCTCCGTAAGCTCGATGCCGCTGCGCCCGGCGAGGCGGTCCGCACCATAGGCTGCCTCCACGCGCATCTGGTCGGCATAGACGGATCCCTGGATGCTCACCGTGTCCGCATTCCAGGCAGTGCCGTCCTCATGCTGGCCGATGCTGGCAAAGGTCGCCCCTTCGATGGGCAGCTGGGACGGAATTTCATACAAGGACAGCACGTAGTGCCGGGCGACGCTGCTGCCACGGTTGCCGTAGTTGACGGTAAAGGCCCACCAGTTGCGCTTGGCCACGAATGGCTCGCCAGGGGCCGCATAGCCAAAGCGGATGTTGGGATAAGGAATCAGGTTAAATACCGGATGGGCGCCCACATCTGCCAGCAGGCCGGGGACCTGCACCGTATAACGCTTCAAAGGTGTGATCAAAGGGCGGACCGCATCTGCACTTTGGAGGGCGGCGCTCATGTCCAGCAGCGGGGGGACCTTGCCCGCAAAAGCAGGCAGCTCAAAAATGGCGGAATAGTCCGAGGTTCCGGGCGTGACGCGGCCTGGCTCACCCGACAGTGAGGTGATCCAGCTTCCCAGCTCTTCCCCAGTGTGGTCTCCTACATTGCCATTGCGGTGGCCGGCAAGATCCAGGGCTTCCAGCATGGCCGGAGACATCCGGCTGCTGGCGGAGGAAAGGGCGACGGCTTCAGCAAAAACGGCTTCCCAGCTGTGAGCTGGCGAGTCTGCGAAGCTGGCCTTCATGCAGGCGATAGCCTTGTCAGGAAAGACTGCCACCAGTGCCCGCAACAGGGCCTCCTCACGCTGGTGATAATCCACCCGCAACTGGGTTTTGGCCGCCTGGTCCCGGTTCATCAGCGTCTGCTTAAAGAGCATGGTGACGCTGAGAGTGAGCATGAGCGCGATGCCTGTGACCAGCGGCAGCGCAGCATAACCGGAAGTTCGTTTATGGATGGCCTGTTTCATCGTGCACCTCCGCAGTAGCTTATTTCCTCGCCATTAGGCCCGGTCAGGGTGGCCTCAAGGATGCCTCCATCCGCCCGGAAACTGGCGGCTTGCAGTCCCTGGCAGATCAGCCAGGAGGTGCTGCTCCCGTCTGCCTGCCGGGTATAAAAACGCAGGCTGGTGCCCGCAGCCTCCTCTTCCGCTGCAATGATGCGCTCCTCCGTGGTCTGTGCAGCCGTTTTGAAAAACAGCCTCACCGCCCCGCCATCCACCAGCCGCGGGGCCGCCCCCAGCCCGGCAGCCTCCAGGTTTTCATAGATGAAGTAATGGTCCGCCTGCTGAAAGATGCGGCCCAGGATGCTGCCGATCTTTGGTGCCTCCTGGATAAGAAAGGACTGGCGCTGGGCCATGGCCATGAAACTGAGGTGCTGCTGCAGCATCAGGATCAGAGCGCCGCTGAGCGTGATCATCAGGCCCATCGCTGTGGAAACTTCCAAAAGCGTGAACCCGTTGCGGCGCCGCGCGCCGGGAGCTGGAAGGGCGGATTTCATTGCACACGCAGGACCGACCGGCTTTTCGTGTATTGCTCATCACCAATGTTGTAGGCCAGGATGGAATGCAGACGCCAGACCGCCTGGGAAACCTCGCTCACCGGCGCGGCCTCCTGGGTGCGGAACCGTCTGATGACTCCCTGCACGGCGGTTCCGCCAGCCAGACGGCCCAGCGTCACCGTCTGCTCATCCACCACGACATCCTCCGAATCCAGGTTCGCGGCAGGCCAGGCGCTGGCCTCCCCGGTCACATCGGCAAAGGGCAGCCGGTTGGCCAGGGCGGTCTCACGGGTCAGGTAAGCATCCGTCAGCGTCTGCATCACCGTCCACTGGTTGCCAGAAATGGCCAGAAGTGAGGCCCGCATCAGCACCAGGGCCACCAGTGCAGTCAGGCCCATGGCCAGGGAAACCTCCACCAGGAGGCTCCCGCGCCGGGGGGCAGGCATCTGAAATGGCAGCTTCATGTCAGGGGTTGGCGGACACTTCCTTGGTGCTGATCTGACCGCGTGAACTGATGACGCGGTCCACCTCAAAGGTCACATGCGCAAGACGCTCAGCCGCCCGGCCAAAGAAGGGCGTACGGGTGATCACCTCCAGCGTGTAGATGCCGTCATCGGAGGCATAGTTGGAAAGGTCATCAATGGAGATGGACAGGTTCTGCGGCACATTGGTGGATTCCCCTGACAGATGAGGGTTGTAATAGGTTCCAAATCTGCGTTCCGTATTGCCCACCACCGTTCCCTCAGTTCCCAACACCTGGCCGCCCTGGTAATATTGTACATAGGTGTATGAGTCCGGATACAGATTCTCCAGGGTGATGACCACGGTGGGAATGCGGTCAATGAACACCTGGTTGTCAGCAATGTTACCGATGCTGGCTGCGGCCACCGGCCAGACTTCCACCTTAGGCTGGGCCAGAATCGTGTCAGGCACCATGAAAGAAGCATATCTCACGATGGTGAAACTTTGCTCGCCATTGCCCGCGCTCAGGGTTGGGGATGTGAGCTGGTGGTATAGAGGGCCAAGTGTATAGCTGCCGTTTTCCAGATTGGCATCTTCCATGAGATACTGGGGCTGATCCAGCAGGGAATAGGTTTGCGCATCCGCATTGCGCCCTTGCACAGCCAGATAAACAGAGCGCTCCGCCGTGCTTGTGCTTCCTTCCACCAGACCTTCGACTTCGATCTGCACCGTGAACGGGCGGTCTGCCCGCGTGCGCCTGACAAAATTGCCGCTGGACGGGTCTCCCCGGACATAGTCGTCCTCTGTGGCAATGGTGATGGCCACCTGGGGATTATAAGTCCCGATCAGTTCCGTATCCAGGAGGTAAATGTTGTTATCCCAGGCAGTGCCCCGGGCGAAAAGTTCATACAGCGAGCCGGTTTCATTCACCCTTACCGGTGCCGTGTAGGTGCCGCCGTTACCGACGATGGGCGTATCATAAATCTGGCCGGTCGCCAGGTCCGTCTGGCGCACCCAGGCCTCCGCCTCCTGCGCGGACAAGGAGGTGACAAGCAAGCTCGCGAGTAAAATCAGCTTCTTCATGTTCATTTTTCCTGAGAGGTGGAACCGGCAGGTGCTGCCTCCAAGATGGTGATGGGGCCGCCTTTATACACGGCCACCAGGAGGCGTGTGTCCTTGGCAATGCTTTGTAACAAGGTCCTGGCGGCACGGGCATCTCCCCGGGACATCTCCAACGTGACGTCCGTCCCCCCCAGCCAGGCCGAGTTTCTTTTCAAAAAATGGGGCCAGAGGGTAAACTTCCCCACTGGAGCGGCCGCCACCCGGTTCTGCAATGCAGGTGGCACATGCAAGATGGAGCCCACCGGTATCAGCGTGAACATTTCTCCGTCCGTGAGGATGATGGAGCGAGCCCACAGGGAGCTCTGAGTGGCGGGGGGGGCTCCCACAACGGGCTTGGCAGAGGCCTGCAACAGTGACTTTAGGCTGGGGGCCTTTTCAGCCTGCTCTCGCAGCTTTTCCTCCGTCACCACATCCCGCGCGCCGCCTGCGGCAGGCTGCCCCCATGCGAGACTGCCGACGGCAGCCATGCAGAGAGCTGTGATCAGCGCTCGCATTGAATGACTGGCGGCCAGAGATTTCATTTGCAGACGGCAGTGAGCGTGTAAAAGCGCGGATTATTCCCGGGTAACCGTCGCCGTACCTTCCGGGTTGGGGCTGTCCTCAAGGATCCAGTTGCCCGTGATAAAAGTGAGTGATCCTGTCGGGATGGGCGGGTCCTTTTGGTGCTCGCCCAGGATGTTGAAGATTCCGTTGGGTTTATGGGCATTGCCGCCTCCCTGCCAGGTGATGTCCACATTAAGCGGGGTCGTCGTGGCTTTCCACACCGCTGGTGGGGTAATCAAGAGAGTCTGCAACGGGGAGCTGTTATACTCCTGGATATTGCGGAAATAGAGATTCCCGGCCCTCTCGCCACTGCCGTTCCCCACTGTGACGGAGGCTTTGAGGTTAAACTGGCCTCCATTTCCGTTCGTTCCAGAGGAGCCTGGGGCACCGAGGGTGTCCCCTTTGGCTTCAATGCCGG is part of the Prosthecobacter sp. SYSU 5D2 genome and encodes:
- a CDS encoding ATPase, T2SS/T4P/T4SS family, translated to MSSTIANNDILGRLAAAFPGREISDVQVRTGGLIYLHTNRGLEVAEAFGIQDADAVARLAEGLYTRQSVEIWSDTSAAGSAEQMWEKVRSRRVIDFSCEEGALGSPVRMRVQVHLSEHGMGVTCRWLRAKISQLETLGIDPMISDSLRELMQRRFGLGLITGPTGSGKSTTLAAILDWVRRNFQKHIVTIEDPIEYRYDTTMEDPNQPGMRMPAPSLVTQQEVGRHTISYQSGLKEVLRKTPNIILIGEIRDRETMETCIEAAQTGHFVLSTLHTRGAVKTIDRILEFFPKEQQPGILHRLSETLTFVLSQGLLTGFNGRLLVTEYLQNTSDAVAAGMRAYDGSATSLADSLRYKGNLRWDQCLMNHYRAGLVSEDVFNANLLG